One window of Planctomycetia bacterium genomic DNA carries:
- the rpsE gene encoding 30S ribosomal protein S5, producing MARYRRGAAEQDGPGYDDNVVKVYRCSKVVKGGRRFSFAALVVVGDRNGRVGVGYGKANEVPSAVEKGRKQAIRNLHPVQLHGSTIPHFVEGRYGASMVKLLPASAGTGVIAGTSVRAVLELAGLHDCLTKVYGSTSPKNLVKATIRALGMLRERAAVERLRGVSLVGS from the coding sequence ATGGCGAGATATCGAAGAGGAGCCGCGGAGCAGGACGGACCTGGCTATGACGACAATGTCGTCAAGGTCTATCGTTGTTCCAAGGTGGTCAAGGGTGGGCGCAGGTTTTCGTTCGCGGCGCTGGTCGTCGTGGGCGATCGCAATGGCCGGGTCGGCGTCGGCTACGGCAAAGCGAACGAAGTGCCCTCGGCAGTTGAAAAAGGCCGCAAGCAGGCCATTCGAAATCTTCATCCCGTCCAACTGCACGGTTCGACCATTCCGCATTTCGTGGAGGGTCGTTACGGCGCCAGTATGGTCAAGTTGTTGCCGGCGAGCGCTGGAACCGGCGTTATCGCGGGTACAAGTGTTCGCGCCGTGCTCGAGCTGGCCGGCCTGCACGATTGTCTGACAAAGGTCTACGGCTCGACGAGTCCGAAGAACCTCGTCAAGGCGACGATCAGAGCGCTAGGCATGCTGCGGGAACGCGCGGCGGTCGAGCGACTTCGCGGCGTAAGCCTTGTCGGTAGTTGA
- a CDS encoding 50S ribosomal protein L18, which produces MNARALKNERKLRRKRRVRRRIFGTVERPRLSVSRSIKHISAQLIDDVSGKTLCSAGTNSKALAGQAKNGGNCAAAALVGKHLAEQARMHGIRAAAFDRGGRRYHGRLKALAEAARKTGLEF; this is translated from the coding sequence ATGAACGCGAGAGCACTCAAGAACGAGAGAAAGTTGCGGCGCAAGCGTCGCGTGCGCCGTCGAATCTTCGGCACGGTGGAGCGGCCGCGGCTGAGCGTCAGTCGCAGCATCAAGCACATCAGTGCCCAGTTGATCGACGACGTGAGCGGCAAGACGCTTTGCTCCGCAGGGACGAATTCGAAGGCACTCGCCGGACAGGCCAAGAACGGGGGCAATTGCGCCGCCGCGGCCCTTGTCGGCAAGCACCTTGCCGAACAGGCACGGATGCACGGGATTCGCGCGGCGGCATTCGATCGAGGCGGACGACGGTATCACGGGCGACTCAAGGCGCTTGCCGAGGCGGCACGGAAGACAGGGTTGGAATTCTAG
- the rplX gene encoding 50S ribosomal protein L24: MAAKVRKGDRVEVISGDHRGEQGKVLRVDPDKQRVVVEGVNLVYRHMKPSRRSPQGGRIRKEASIHVSNVLPVDPKTGRGSRVHMELEKSGGKIKSKRRVTKGGTALEDVRGAVKS, translated from the coding sequence ATGGCGGCGAAAGTACGAAAAGGCGATCGGGTCGAGGTGATCTCAGGGGATCACCGCGGTGAGCAGGGCAAGGTCCTGCGAGTCGATCCCGACAAGCAGCGCGTGGTGGTCGAAGGCGTGAATCTGGTCTATCGCCACATGAAGCCGAGCCGTCGGAGTCCGCAGGGCGGCCGTATCCGCAAGGAAGCATCGATCCATGTTTCCAATGTGTTGCCAGTGGATCCGAAGACGGGTCGCGGCAGCCGGGTTCACATGGAATTGGAGAAGTCCGGCGGCAAGATTAAGTCCAAGCGTCGGGTGACCAAAGGGGGCACGGCCCTTGAAGACGTTCGCGGCGCGGTCAAGAGTTGA
- the rplP gene encoding 50S ribosomal protein L16, protein MALMPARVKFRKHQRGKIHGNATRGNTVAYGDFGLQVLEPGWISGRQIEAGRMCASHYLQRQGRVFIRIFPHKSVSSKPLETRMGKGKGEPDYWVAVVKPGTVLFEIGGVPEDVARQALSRVSRKMPYRCRFLKRRHGL, encoded by the coding sequence ATGGCACTCATGCCGGCGCGAGTAAAGTTCCGCAAGCATCAGCGCGGCAAGATTCACGGGAACGCCACGCGTGGCAACACGGTTGCCTACGGCGATTTCGGCTTGCAGGTGTTGGAGCCCGGCTGGATTTCCGGCAGGCAGATCGAGGCGGGGCGCATGTGTGCGTCGCACTATCTGCAGCGGCAGGGTCGGGTGTTTATCCGCATCTTTCCGCACAAGAGCGTCTCCAGCAAGCCGTTGGAAACGCGCATGGGTAAGGGCAAGGGTGAACCGGATTACTGGGTTGCCGTTGTGAAGCCCGGGACCGTGCTGTTTGAGATCGGGGGCGTTCCTGAGGACGTAGCCCGGCAGGCGCTCTCGCGAGTTTCGAGGAAGATGCCGTATCGCTGTCGATTTCTGAAGCGGCGACACGGACTGTAA
- the secY gene encoding preprotein translocase subunit SecY: protein MLKAFFNIFKVADLRNKILFTLGMLAIYRIGFYVPLPGVDQPSLSTHFSNMGSGGASGGVQQLTEAFAMFTGGNLQQSTIFGLGIMPYISASIIFQLLGTVIPALEKLKQEGQAGQKKIQEYTRYATVGICFVQAAFWLKYVQASGLVYSEFSDFSASFWPTTSFWLIGLSTMTAGTVFLMWLGEQIDEYGIGNGVSLIIMAGIVARMPNAVIWVAQNASMDVSGDAQMGPAKIVFLLMAFVGVVAGSILITQGQRRIPIQQAKQTRGRRVWGGQRHYLPLRVNHGGVMPIIFASSLMIFPSLIFDWLSKVFPDVGFLGMIASEFNRSGFIYALVFVVMVYFFAYFWTTVQFQPKEMANNLRDYGSFIPGLRPGKRTADYLETVMTRITFVGAGFLAAIALIPQIIAAAMEIPMDVSSFLGGTGLLIVVSVGLDLVQRIEANLIMRNYGGFLGDGSGARIKGAYA from the coding sequence ATGCTCAAGGCTTTTTTTAACATCTTCAAGGTCGCGGACCTGCGGAACAAGATTCTGTTCACGCTGGGCATGCTCGCGATCTATCGCATTGGGTTCTACGTTCCGCTGCCGGGCGTGGATCAGCCTTCGTTGTCTACGCACTTCAGCAATATGGGCAGCGGCGGAGCAAGCGGCGGTGTGCAGCAGCTCACCGAAGCATTCGCCATGTTTACCGGCGGAAATCTGCAGCAGAGCACGATTTTCGGTCTGGGCATCATGCCCTACATTTCCGCGTCAATTATTTTCCAGCTCCTTGGCACGGTTATCCCCGCCCTGGAGAAGCTGAAGCAGGAAGGACAGGCGGGTCAGAAGAAGATTCAGGAATACACGCGATATGCGACGGTCGGCATCTGTTTTGTTCAGGCGGCATTTTGGCTGAAGTACGTCCAGGCATCGGGTCTGGTTTACAGTGAGTTCAGCGATTTTTCGGCGAGTTTCTGGCCGACGACGAGTTTCTGGCTGATCGGTTTGAGCACGATGACCGCCGGGACTGTGTTCCTGATGTGGCTCGGCGAACAGATTGATGAGTACGGAATCGGCAATGGCGTCAGCTTGATCATCATGGCGGGAATCGTGGCCCGAATGCCGAACGCCGTGATTTGGGTTGCTCAGAACGCATCGATGGACGTAAGCGGTGATGCCCAGATGGGACCGGCGAAGATCGTGTTCCTGCTGATGGCATTTGTGGGCGTCGTCGCCGGATCGATTCTTATCACGCAGGGTCAGCGGCGCATCCCGATCCAGCAGGCCAAGCAGACGCGCGGTCGTCGTGTTTGGGGCGGCCAGCGACATTATCTTCCGCTTCGCGTCAATCACGGCGGCGTCATGCCGATCATCTTCGCCAGCAGCTTGATGATCTTCCCCAGCCTGATCTTCGATTGGTTGTCGAAGGTCTTCCCGGATGTCGGTTTTCTGGGAATGATTGCCAGCGAATTCAATCGATCGGGATTTATTTACGCACTGGTCTTTGTGGTGATGGTCTATTTCTTTGCCTATTTCTGGACCACGGTCCAGTTTCAGCCCAAGGAAATGGCCAACAATCTTCGGGACTACGGCAGCTTCATCCCGGGCCTTCGTCCGGGGAAGCGAACGGCGGACTATCTTGAGACCGTCATGACGCGAATCACCTTTGTCGGCGCCGGCTTTCTGGCGGCGATCGCGTTGATTCCTCAGATCATCGCGGCGGCGATGGAAATCCCGATGGACGTGTCCTCGTTCCTGGGAGGCACCGGCCTACTGATTGTCGTGAGCGTGGGGCTCGATCTTGTGCAGCGAATTGAGGCGAACTTGATCATGCGGAACTACGGCGGCTTCCTGGGTGATGGCAGCGGTGCTCGGATCAAGGGAGCTTATGCGTGA
- a CDS encoding type Z 30S ribosomal protein S14 — protein sequence MARKCWIIKAAQKPKFQVRAYTRCQVCGRSRAVYKKFRLCRLCFRQMALEGKIPGVRKASW from the coding sequence ATGGCCAGAAAATGCTGGATTATCAAAGCGGCGCAGAAGCCGAAGTTTCAGGTTCGAGCCTACACTCGATGCCAGGTGTGCGGTCGCTCCCGGGCGGTGTACAAGAAGTTTCGTTTGTGCCGCCTTTGTTTCCGGCAGATGGCACTGGAAGGAAAGATTCCCGGCGTACGAAAGGCGAGCTGGTAG
- the rpsQ gene encoding 30S ribosomal protein S17, whose amino-acid sequence MTDAAKSDQTSVRKARRARLAVVDSDSRDKTIKVRIDRLVKHAKYGKYQRRRSVIHVHDEQNEAKVGDVVEIVECRPISKSKSWRLSKVVRRAVQA is encoded by the coding sequence ATGACGGATGCAGCAAAGAGCGATCAGACTTCGGTGCGCAAGGCCCGGCGAGCGCGCCTCGCAGTCGTCGATAGCGACAGCCGCGACAAGACGATCAAGGTCCGGATCGATCGTCTGGTGAAGCACGCGAAATATGGGAAGTATCAGCGTCGTCGCAGCGTGATTCATGTTCACGATGAGCAGAATGAAGCCAAGGTGGGCGACGTGGTGGAAATTGTTGAGTGCCGGCCGATCAGTAAGTCAAAGTCGTGGCGGCTTTCAAAGGTCGTGCGTCGGGCAGTGCAGGCATAG
- the rplF gene encoding 50S ribosomal protein L6, producing MSRIGKKPITLPSGVSADLKGSMITVTGPKGSASWSHAAGVSVNVEPGKAIVVTRASDASKHRALHGTTRALIQNMVTGVSQGYERKLEIYGTGYGCAVSGKTLDLNVGYSHPIKLDIPQGIKVAVEVGQTKGDETPAKLTISGTDKQTIGQFARSIKDARPPEPYKGKGVRYAGEQIKRKAGKAFAGAGG from the coding sequence ATGTCACGTATTGGAAAGAAACCCATCACCCTGCCGTCCGGCGTCAGCGCGGACTTAAAGGGCAGCATGATCACGGTCACTGGTCCGAAGGGATCGGCTTCGTGGTCACATGCGGCCGGGGTGTCGGTCAATGTAGAGCCCGGCAAGGCGATTGTCGTGACGCGGGCATCGGATGCTTCCAAGCATCGGGCGCTGCACGGCACAACACGGGCGCTGATTCAGAATATGGTCACGGGCGTGTCGCAGGGCTACGAGCGGAAGCTGGAGATTTACGGGACCGGCTACGGCTGTGCGGTGAGCGGCAAGACCCTTGACCTGAACGTCGGTTACTCGCACCCGATCAAGCTGGATATCCCTCAGGGGATCAAGGTCGCAGTTGAGGTTGGCCAGACCAAGGGTGATGAGACGCCAGCGAAGCTCACCATCAGCGGGACTGACAAGCAGACGATCGGACAGTTTGCCCGATCGATCAAGGATGCGCGTCCGCCCGAGCCATATAAAGGTAAGGGTGTTCGCTATGCAGGCGAACAGATCAAGCGGAAGGCAGGCAAGGCCTTCGCCGGCGCCGGTGGTTGA
- the rpmC gene encoding 50S ribosomal protein L29, which yields MKINEIRDMKTEELHAELDRLRRHLFDLRSQRVTEKLEDPSQLHKTQKDIARVFTVLNERGEKDIEQKQYHMESAGTAAKATR from the coding sequence ATGAAGATAAACGAAATCCGGGATATGAAGACCGAAGAGCTGCACGCGGAGCTGGATCGCCTGCGCCGGCACCTGTTCGATTTGCGCAGTCAGCGCGTCACCGAAAAGCTGGAGGACCCTTCCCAGCTTCACAAGACCCAGAAGGACATTGCACGGGTCTTTACGGTGCTCAACGAGCGCGGCGAGAAGGATATCGAGCAGAAGCAGTATCACATGGAGTCCGCGGGAACGGCCGCGAAGGCGACTCGATAA
- the rplO gene encoding 50S ribosomal protein L15: MNITEITTRAGARPKRKRVGRGPGSGLGKTSGYGHKGQGSRSGGRGERGLLSEGGVFPLFRRLPKVGFNNKIFRTEYQVVNLRDLETRCESGSHVTAASLEALGLIRDRTAPVKILGEGEIQKKLTIEAQRFSVSAAKKIEAAGGTIKRLGAQPKKKFVKRPAWLKAKEAKDAEQAEGAAKGKAGGKKDKGEKSAKAKPKTEGEADQG; the protein is encoded by the coding sequence ATGAACATCACTGAAATTACAACTCGAGCCGGGGCAAGACCCAAGCGGAAGCGCGTCGGTCGCGGGCCGGGCAGCGGACTCGGCAAAACATCCGGCTATGGCCATAAGGGCCAGGGATCGCGAAGCGGCGGTCGCGGCGAGCGCGGACTGCTTTCCGAGGGCGGCGTATTTCCACTTTTTCGGCGATTGCCGAAGGTGGGATTCAACAACAAGATTTTTCGCACCGAATACCAGGTCGTCAATCTCCGCGATCTTGAGACGCGATGTGAGAGCGGGAGCCATGTGACGGCTGCGAGCCTCGAGGCGCTTGGACTCATCCGCGATCGAACCGCTCCGGTCAAGATCCTGGGCGAGGGCGAGATTCAGAAGAAACTGACGATCGAAGCTCAGCGATTCAGCGTGTCTGCCGCAAAGAAAATCGAGGCGGCCGGAGGCACCATCAAGCGGCTGGGCGCACAACCTAAGAAGAAGTTCGTTAAGCGTCCGGCGTGGTTGAAGGCGAAGGAAGCGAAGGACGCTGAGCAGGCCGAGGGCGCAGCCAAGGGCAAGGCCGGCGGCAAGAAGGATAAGGGCGAGAAAAGCGCCAAGGCCAAGCCCAAGACTGAGGGCGAGGCAGATCAGGGATGA
- the rpsH gene encoding 30S ribosomal protein S8, translating to MWTDPIADLLTRIRNGLHNRARSVTAPYSGVKMAVCQVLKEEGYISDAERIEGKPCDQLRITMKYGPRGEQVLQRIRRESKAGCRKYVKVDEIPKVLNGLGIAIVSTSHGVMSDRKCRQQRLGGELICTAY from the coding sequence ATGTGGACTGATCCGATCGCCGATCTCCTGACACGCATTCGTAACGGGCTGCACAATCGCGCCCGCAGCGTGACGGCGCCTTATAGCGGCGTCAAAATGGCTGTTTGCCAGGTTCTAAAGGAAGAAGGCTATATCAGCGATGCCGAGCGGATCGAGGGCAAGCCCTGCGATCAACTGCGAATCACGATGAAGTACGGTCCGCGAGGCGAGCAGGTCCTTCAGAGGATTCGCCGGGAGAGCAAGGCCGGTTGTCGCAAGTACGTCAAGGTGGACGAGATTCCGAAGGTACTTAACGGACTGGGTATCGCGATTGTTTCGACCAGCCACGGTGTGATGAGCGATCGCAAGTGCCGTCAGCAGCGTTTGGGCGGCGAGTTGATTTGTACGGCCTATTAG
- the rplV gene encoding 50S ribosomal protein L22, which yields MAKWTSIHRYARISPRKARLVTQLIAGRPVDDALDLLKFTRKRASVLIDKVLRAAMADADEKEANVRGLFVHEARVDPGPIIKRFQPKDRGRAHAIMKRTSHIVVTVAEGPRK from the coding sequence ATGGCGAAATGGACCTCCATACATCGATATGCCCGGATCAGCCCGCGGAAGGCTCGGCTGGTGACTCAGCTCATCGCCGGTCGCCCAGTGGACGACGCGCTTGATCTGCTGAAGTTCACGCGCAAGCGGGCGAGCGTTTTGATTGACAAGGTGCTCCGCGCAGCGATGGCGGACGCCGACGAAAAAGAGGCCAACGTTCGAGGTCTTTTCGTGCACGAGGCTCGGGTGGACCCGGGCCCGATCATTAAGCGGTTTCAGCCGAAGGACCGCGGTCGGGCACATGCAATCATGAAGCGAACGAGCCACATCGTAGTGACGGTGGCGGAAGGACCGAGGAAGTAA
- the rpsC gene encoding 30S ribosomal protein S3, producing MGQKVHPIGFRISVTEDWRSKWFAPKAAYAEFLIEDFKIRKLIHERLNRTPPYAGCSGVQIERTRNEVKVQVATARPGMVIGPKGAEVDKLREALEDLIDRKVSVNIKEIKNPDLDAQLIALDIAEQLKKRGSFRRVMKMHCEATMAAGALGIKIICKGRLGGAEMSRQETQKLGSIPLQTLQAHVDYGFAQSFTTYGALGVRVWLHHGSYRDEAHNERVAAGTAGDNGGRRPRGPGGE from the coding sequence ATGGGACAGAAGGTTCATCCAATTGGATTTCGGATCAGCGTGACCGAGGACTGGCGTTCCAAGTGGTTCGCCCCGAAGGCGGCCTACGCGGAGTTCCTGATTGAGGACTTTAAGATTCGAAAGCTGATTCATGAGCGGCTGAATCGAACGCCGCCTTATGCCGGTTGCTCGGGCGTTCAGATCGAGCGCACCCGCAATGAGGTCAAGGTTCAGGTGGCGACTGCCCGACCGGGCATGGTCATCGGTCCCAAGGGCGCGGAAGTGGACAAGCTTCGCGAGGCGTTGGAAGACCTGATCGATCGCAAGGTGAGCGTGAACATCAAAGAGATCAAGAATCCCGATCTCGATGCGCAGCTCATTGCATTGGATATTGCCGAGCAGTTGAAGAAGCGGGGTAGTTTCCGCCGCGTTATGAAGATGCACTGCGAGGCGACGATGGCGGCTGGGGCGCTTGGCATCAAGATTATCTGCAAGGGGCGTCTGGGCGGTGCGGAGATGTCCCGCCAGGAGACGCAGAAGCTGGGATCGATCCCGCTTCAGACGCTTCAGGCGCACGTGGATTACGGATTTGCCCAGAGCTTCACGACATACGGGGCGCTTGGCGTGCGAGTTTGGCTGCACCATGGGTCCTACCGCGATGAAGCGCATAACGAGCGTGTGGCTGCCGGCACGGCCGGCGACAACGGCGGACGCCGGCCTCGCGGTCCGGGCGGAGAATAG
- the rplN gene encoding 50S ribosomal protein L14, with protein sequence MIQSESVLDIADNTGAKRALVIRVLGGSTRRQGFTRRTASVGDVVVCSVKKALPNSDYIVGNNRKERAQRRKVKCVIVRTKSPVKRRDGSYVRFDSNAAVIIDDDRNPKGTRIFGAVARELRDMGFMKIVSLASEVV encoded by the coding sequence ATGATTCAGTCGGAAAGCGTCCTTGATATAGCAGACAACACCGGCGCGAAGCGGGCGTTGGTGATTCGCGTACTGGGCGGATCGACTCGGCGCCAGGGCTTCACGCGCCGAACCGCCTCGGTCGGCGACGTTGTTGTTTGCAGCGTGAAGAAGGCGCTACCCAATAGCGACTACATCGTGGGCAACAACCGCAAGGAACGAGCCCAGCGACGAAAGGTCAAGTGCGTCATAGTTCGAACGAAGTCGCCGGTGAAGCGGCGGGACGGCAGTTATGTCCGTTTCGACTCGAACGCGGCGGTGATTATCGATGATGATCGCAACCCGAAAGGCACTCGCATTTTCGGAGCCGTTGCCCGCGAGCTTCGCGACATGGGATTCATGAAGATCGTCTCGCTGGCGAGCGAAGTGGTCTAA
- the rplE gene encoding 50S ribosomal protein L5: MARLYEKYKNEVLPALQKELGRKNRLSIPRLEKVVVSMGLGKATQEKKRLDAAEKELTQIVGQKPIVCRAKKSVSNFKLREGQPIGLKVTLRGARMYEFLDRVIAVAIPRIRDFRGLSTSSFDGRGNYSMGLTEQTVFPEVDADKVEFQQGMNITVCTSARDDRESRQLLTMIGLPFRKDEKES; the protein is encoded by the coding sequence ATGGCTCGGCTTTACGAAAAGTATAAGAACGAAGTTCTTCCCGCATTGCAGAAGGAGCTCGGGCGAAAGAACCGGCTATCGATTCCGCGGCTTGAGAAAGTCGTGGTCTCGATGGGTCTGGGCAAGGCCACCCAGGAGAAAAAGCGATTGGACGCGGCGGAGAAGGAGCTGACTCAGATCGTCGGCCAGAAGCCGATCGTTTGTCGCGCGAAAAAGAGCGTATCGAATTTCAAGCTGCGCGAGGGACAGCCGATCGGCCTGAAGGTGACGCTGCGGGGCGCGCGGATGTACGAGTTTCTGGATCGCGTGATCGCGGTCGCGATTCCGCGTATTCGCGACTTTCGCGGGCTGTCGACGAGCAGCTTCGATGGGCGCGGCAACTACAGCATGGGTTTGACGGAACAGACTGTATTCCCGGAGGTCGACGCCGACAAAGTGGAATTTCAGCAGGGGATGAACATCACGGTTTGCACGTCGGCGCGCGATGATCGCGAGAGCCGGCAATTGCTGACCATGATAGGTCTGCCGTTTCGGAAGGACGAGAAGGAATCGTAA